Proteins from a genomic interval of Candidatus Rubidus massiliensis:
- the fabH gene encoding 3-oxoacyl-[acyl-carrier-protein] synthase 3, with translation MPTAIINSLGTYLPKKILTNFDLEKMVDTTDSWIKERTGIEERRIADDEETTSVLGFKAASVALQNGNCSPDEIELIILATTTSDYPMPSSAALIQAMLKATNAGAFDIQAACSGFIYGLTLAKAYIEANIYKKILLVASDKLSSVINYEDRNTCILFGDGAVAALISNEGEGLEIKTSNLGAEGIYSQHLLIPAGGSKKPASEDTVKDKLHSVKMEGKEVFKHAIRRMAKSSLECLEKLNIQVKDINWVIPHQANFRIMETLAKQLEIPFSKVFRTVHKYGNTSAASVGIALSELLESQEVKPNDHLLLTAFGSGFTWGSVILKKTETND, from the coding sequence ATGCCTACAGCTATAATAAACTCTTTAGGGACATATTTACCCAAAAAAATTCTTACCAATTTTGATCTCGAAAAAATGGTAGATACAACCGATAGTTGGATAAAAGAACGGACGGGTATTGAAGAAAGAAGAATTGCTGATGATGAAGAAACAACTTCAGTACTTGGTTTTAAAGCAGCCTCAGTTGCCCTTCAAAATGGTAACTGTTCTCCGGACGAGATTGAATTAATTATTTTAGCAACAACTACTTCGGACTATCCAATGCCAAGTTCTGCTGCATTAATTCAAGCTATGTTAAAAGCCACAAATGCAGGAGCTTTTGATATTCAAGCGGCTTGTTCTGGTTTTATTTATGGATTAACCCTTGCTAAAGCTTATATAGAAGCAAATATTTACAAAAAAATCCTCTTAGTCGCAAGTGATAAACTATCTTCAGTCATAAATTATGAAGATCGCAATACTTGTATTTTATTTGGTGATGGTGCTGTTGCAGCGCTTATATCAAATGAAGGGGAAGGCTTAGAAATTAAAACCTCAAATTTAGGGGCAGAAGGTATTTATTCTCAACATTTATTGATACCAGCGGGAGGATCTAAAAAACCAGCCTCAGAAGATACTGTAAAAGATAAATTGCATTCTGTAAAAATGGAAGGTAAGGAAGTGTTCAAGCACGCCATACGTAGAATGGCAAAAAGCTCTCTTGAATGTTTGGAAAAACTGAATATCCAAGTAAAAGACATTAATTGGGTTATCCCTCACCAAGCTAACTTTAGAATTATGGAAACTTTAGCTAAACAATTAGAAATTCCTTTTTCAAAAGTTTTCAGAACTGTTCATAAATATGGCAATACATCAGCTGCAAGTGTAGGTATTGCCTTGTCTGAACTTCTTGAATCTCAAGAAGTAAAACCAAACGATCATTTACTTTTAACCGCATTTGGATCAGGTTTTACATGGGGCTCTGTAATTTTAAAAAAAACTGAAACGAATGACTAA
- the fabD gene encoding Malonyl CoA-acyl carrier protein transacylase codes for MKRQNITLLFPGQGAQYIGMGKDFFENFSIAKETFQEADDSLRMPLSKIMFESDENELSKTENSQPALLVASIAIYRVLKASIPDVTIKNTAGLSLGEYSALVGANKITFEDSLQLIRRRSLFMDEACKKFPGKMAVILNLENEQVEKMVHDLQLPQDLWVANYNCPGQVVISGTEKGIELGTQAAKQLGAKRVLLLPVQGAFHSGLMSSAENALRPFIQETVIKDSAIDIAMNVTGNFAKNSQEIKDNLIKQVTGSVRWSQGIKAIEAKGTDLYIEVGAFGKTLCGFNKRIGVKSPTIALETIKDLDQLENINEL; via the coding sequence ATGAAACGTCAAAATATAACCTTGTTATTTCCTGGCCAAGGTGCCCAATATATTGGAATGGGAAAAGATTTTTTTGAAAACTTTTCTATAGCAAAAGAAACATTTCAAGAAGCTGATGATTCATTGAGAATGCCTCTTTCTAAAATAATGTTTGAATCTGATGAAAATGAATTATCTAAAACTGAAAATAGTCAACCGGCTCTGTTAGTTGCAAGTATCGCTATATATCGTGTTTTAAAGGCTAGTATTCCTGATGTGACTATTAAAAATACTGCGGGGTTAAGTTTAGGGGAGTATTCCGCTTTAGTTGGTGCAAATAAAATTACATTTGAAGATTCTTTACAATTGATTCGAAGAAGAAGTTTGTTTATGGATGAAGCTTGTAAAAAGTTTCCAGGTAAAATGGCTGTTATTTTAAATTTAGAAAATGAACAAGTTGAAAAAATGGTTCATGATTTACAATTACCACAAGATCTTTGGGTAGCAAATTATAATTGTCCAGGACAAGTTGTAATATCTGGAACTGAAAAAGGGATAGAACTTGGAACGCAAGCAGCTAAGCAATTGGGAGCTAAAAGAGTTTTACTATTACCTGTTCAAGGAGCTTTTCATAGTGGTTTAATGAGTTCTGCAGAAAATGCTTTACGACCTTTCATTCAAGAAACAGTAATAAAGGATAGTGCGATTGATATTGCCATGAATGTAACAGGAAATTTTGCTAAAAATTCCCAAGAAATAAAAGATAATTTAATAAAACAAGTCACAGGATCAGTTCGGTGGAGCCAAGGAATTAAAGCAATAGAAGCTAAAGGAACTGATTTATACATTGAAGTTGGAGCATTTGGTAAAACCCTTTGCGGCTTTAATAAAAGAATTGGTGTTAAGTCGCCAACGATTGCATTAGAAACAATAAAAGATTTAGATCAATTAGAAAATATAAACGAATTATGA
- the fabG_1 gene encoding 3-oxoacyl-[acyl-carrier-protein] reductase FabG yields the protein MKDLLKDQVAIVTGGTAGIGTEIVKTFVENGAKVIFTGTNVENGEKICKEIQPVYGSESVHFYPCNIADFTQVQHLFKNILEKFHKVDILVNNAGITKDKLLMKMTEEDWDSVLAVNLKSCYNTCHAIVRPMMKARKGSIINISSVVGINGNPGQLNYASSKAAMIGFSKSLAKELGPRQIRVNCVAPGYIETKMTDQLKSEQKLEISSKIALGRIGNPQEVANAVLFLASPLSEYITGHVLVVDGGM from the coding sequence ATGAAAGATTTATTAAAAGATCAAGTAGCTATCGTAACTGGTGGGACTGCGGGTATTGGTACAGAGATTGTCAAAACTTTTGTGGAAAATGGCGCTAAGGTGATTTTTACCGGTACAAATGTTGAAAATGGGGAGAAAATTTGTAAAGAGATACAGCCGGTTTATGGTTCAGAATCTGTTCATTTTTACCCATGTAATATCGCTGATTTTACTCAAGTTCAACATCTATTCAAAAATATTTTGGAAAAATTTCATAAGGTAGATATTTTAGTAAATAATGCTGGAATTACAAAAGATAAATTGCTGATGAAAATGACAGAAGAAGATTGGGATAGCGTGTTGGCAGTAAATCTCAAGTCTTGCTACAATACTTGTCATGCGATCGTAAGACCTATGATGAAAGCGCGAAAGGGCTCTATTATTAATATAAGTTCAGTCGTTGGAATAAATGGAAACCCAGGACAGCTTAATTATGCATCTTCTAAAGCTGCAATGATTGGGTTTTCGAAATCACTGGCAAAAGAATTAGGTCCAAGACAAATAAGAGTTAATTGTGTAGCTCCAGGCTATATTGAAACAAAAATGACCGATCAACTTAAAAGTGAACAAAAGCTAGAAATTTCTTCTAAAATTGCTTTAGGAAGAATCGGAAATCCTCAAGAAGTTGCAAATGCAGTTCTTTTTTTAGCAAGCCCTCTATCAGAATATATTACAGGGCATGTTTTAGTAGTTGATGGTGGAATGTAA
- the acpP gene encoding Acyl carrier protein produces the protein MTVEQEVIDIVVEQLGIDRDDVTLSKSFVEDLNADSLDLTELMMTLEERFGCEISEEEADKLRTVGDVVKFIEEHKTDNS, from the coding sequence ATGACAGTAGAACAAGAAGTAATTGATATTGTTGTCGAACAACTAGGTATTGATAGAGATGACGTAACATTATCAAAATCATTTGTAGAAGATTTAAATGCGGATTCATTAGATCTGACAGAACTTATGATGACATTAGAAGAACGTTTTGGTTGTGAGATTTCAGAAGAAGAAGCTGATAAGCTCAGAACTGTAGGAGATGTCGTTAAATTCATCGAAGAACACAAAACAGATAACAGCTAA
- a CDS encoding CsbD-like protein — protein MNKEQFEGQWHVLKGKIKQKWANLTDSDLTHIDGKREELLGKLQQKYGIAKEKAEQELADWEKTLGMDK, from the coding sequence ATGAATAAAGAACAATTTGAAGGACAGTGGCACGTTTTAAAAGGTAAAATTAAACAAAAATGGGCAAATTTGACTGATTCAGATTTAACGCACATTGATGGTAAGAGAGAAGAGTTACTTGGAAAACTGCAACAAAAATATGGTATTGCAAAAGAAAAGGCTGAACAAGAATTAGCCGATTGGGAAAAGACTTTAGGTATGGATAAATAA
- the yhhQ gene encoding Inner membrane protein YhhQ gives MSEKLSIKNSILLYGAMSLVVIASNLLVTIPINNWLTWGTFPYPFSFLITEISNALYGPIYAKNVVYLGFCLGILLSFYLAPLKIAIASGTAFLIAQLLDIFIFYKLRNKGNWWFAPFIASCFASFIDTLIFYSIAFYGENLPSLSWAMGDFTVKLVFDFALLYPFRKITRNKISKYNKSPV, from the coding sequence ATGAGTGAAAAGCTATCAATAAAAAATTCGATCCTTTTGTATGGTGCTATGAGTTTAGTAGTCATAGCATCAAATCTTTTAGTTACTATACCAATTAACAATTGGCTAACTTGGGGGACTTTTCCCTATCCCTTTTCGTTTTTGATAACTGAAATTTCTAATGCTCTTTACGGACCAATATATGCCAAAAACGTAGTTTATTTAGGTTTTTGCTTAGGTATATTACTCTCTTTTTATTTAGCTCCTTTAAAAATTGCTATAGCCTCTGGAACTGCATTTTTAATCGCACAATTACTTGACATCTTCATTTTTTATAAGCTACGCAATAAAGGAAATTGGTGGTTTGCTCCTTTTATAGCTTCTTGTTTCGCCTCTTTCATTGACACCCTGATCTTTTACTCTATTGCTTTTTATGGTGAAAATTTACCATCCTTATCATGGGCGATGGGCGACTTTACAGTGAAGTTAGTTTTTGATTTTGCTTTGTTATACCCGTTTAGAAAAATTACTCGAAACAAGATTTCCAAGTATAACAAAAGCCCGGTTTAA